The following coding sequences are from one Prochlorococcus sp. MIT 0604 window:
- a CDS encoding FAD-binding oxidoreductase produces the protein MTSNSLKFLDKFREVKNLEIIESQSDVKRLSKDFYNYSPILTERLDECIADLVVRPTDHNAVKKVAKICWEFSIPLTLRGSGTGNYGQAVPLFKGVVMQMIHFNKLEEFDPDTGFVKVQSGCVMGDLNKQLEKYGRELRLLPSTWKTATIGGFIAGGSGGIGSIRWGFLRDPGNLIGLEAVTMNEKPDLLKFDAEESEPLNHAYGTNGIITSLLLSTDIKRRWYSIVIDCIEFEKTIEILKTLTSAAIDLKLGAILEEEIVDQMPKWFKSNSRSHKILIQSTLGGTKTIELICKKFKVEFTLLGEEEKLVNGISEVVWNHTTLHMRSRDKNWTYLQMLLPLNNELELINFLRKKWGKKVLWHLEAVSQQGSPRLAALPVLKWNGIDELNEIMEDCKKLGAFIFNPHVLTVEGGGLGVVDADQVKTKLKFDPKGLLNPGKLAGWEIKEQFNI, from the coding sequence ATGACATCAAATAGTCTTAAATTTTTAGACAAATTTAGGGAAGTAAAAAACTTAGAGATTATTGAAAGCCAATCCGACGTTAAAAGACTTTCAAAAGATTTTTATAACTACTCTCCAATCCTTACTGAAAGATTAGACGAATGTATCGCTGATTTGGTGGTAAGACCTACTGATCATAATGCTGTGAAGAAAGTAGCAAAAATTTGTTGGGAATTTTCTATCCCTCTTACTTTACGGGGTTCAGGTACAGGCAATTATGGACAAGCTGTTCCATTGTTTAAAGGAGTTGTAATGCAGATGATTCACTTTAATAAGTTAGAAGAATTTGATCCAGATACAGGTTTTGTGAAAGTACAGTCTGGATGTGTCATGGGAGATTTGAATAAACAATTAGAAAAATATGGAAGAGAATTAAGGTTGCTTCCTAGTACCTGGAAAACCGCTACAATTGGAGGCTTTATAGCAGGTGGGTCAGGAGGTATTGGTTCCATTAGGTGGGGATTTTTAAGAGATCCAGGGAATCTTATCGGTTTAGAGGCAGTGACGATGAATGAAAAACCTGATTTATTAAAATTTGATGCTGAAGAATCAGAACCTTTAAATCATGCTTATGGGACTAATGGAATAATTACTTCTTTATTACTTTCTACTGATATCAAACGTAGGTGGTATTCAATAGTTATTGACTGTATTGAATTTGAAAAAACAATAGAAATATTAAAAACTCTTACAAGCGCCGCAATTGATCTGAAACTAGGAGCAATTCTTGAAGAAGAAATTGTAGATCAAATGCCAAAATGGTTTAAAAGTAATTCTAGAAGCCACAAGATATTAATTCAATCTACTCTTGGAGGAACAAAAACAATCGAGTTGATTTGTAAAAAATTCAAAGTTGAATTTACGCTCCTTGGGGAAGAAGAAAAACTCGTTAATGGAATTTCTGAAGTCGTATGGAACCATACAACTCTTCATATGAGGTCTAGGGATAAAAATTGGACTTATTTACAGATGCTTTTGCCACTTAATAATGAGCTAGAGTTAATTAATTTTTTGAGAAAAAAATGGGGTAAAAAAGTTCTTTGGCATTTAGAGGCAGTTTCTCAACAAGGATCACCGCGATTAGCGGCTTTGCCTGTATTAAAATGGAATGGGATAGATGAATTAAATGAAATAATGGAAGATTGTAAAAAACTTGGCGCGTTTATTTTTAATCCCCATGTTTTAACTGTCGAAGGCGGAGGCTTAGGAGTGGTTGACGCAGATCAAGTTAAAACGAAATTAAAATTTGATCCTAAAGGGCTACTAAATCCAGGTAAATTGGCAGGCTGGGAAATAAAGGAACAATTTAATATTTAA
- the miaB gene encoding tRNA (N6-isopentenyl adenosine(37)-C2)-methylthiotransferase MiaB, protein MLTKTKPDEKIFQKNSTTGSYWITTFGCQMNKADSERMAGTLEKMGYTRADNELNADLVLYNTCTIRDNAEQKVYSFLGRQAKRKHKTPSLKLVVAGCLAQQEGESLLRRVPELDLVMGPQHVNNLENLLGKVDLGNQVAATEETFISEDITSARRESSICGWVNIIYGCNERCSYCVVPSVRGKEQSRYPNAIKSEIQKLADDNFKEITLLGQNIDAYGRDLPGTTKEGRKENTLTDLLYYIHDVKGISRIRFATSHPRYFSKRLIQACFELDKVCEHFHIPFQSGNDEILKQMSRGYTVKKYKKIIENIRSLMPDASITADAIVAFPGETEQQYLDTLKLISEIGFDQVNTAAYSPRPNTPAAVWSNQLSEEVKKARLQEINDLVEKTARSRNQRYINNIESVLIEGLNPKNSSQIMGRTRTNRLTFVEIPKNIDFTFSLGDEIDVRINKARPFSLTGELYL, encoded by the coding sequence GTGCTAACAAAAACAAAACCAGACGAAAAAATTTTTCAAAAGAATTCAACTACTGGCAGTTATTGGATAACTACATTTGGATGCCAAATGAACAAGGCTGATTCTGAGAGAATGGCTGGTACATTAGAGAAAATGGGATATACCAGAGCAGATAATGAATTAAATGCCGATTTGGTCTTATACAATACATGCACAATCAGAGATAATGCTGAGCAAAAAGTTTATAGCTTTCTAGGAAGACAAGCAAAAAGAAAGCACAAAACACCCAGTTTAAAACTTGTTGTTGCAGGTTGCCTTGCTCAGCAAGAGGGAGAGTCCTTACTGAGAAGAGTCCCAGAACTTGATCTGGTCATGGGGCCTCAACATGTAAATAATCTTGAGAATCTTTTGGGTAAAGTTGATTTAGGAAATCAAGTTGCTGCAACAGAAGAAACATTCATTTCTGAAGATATTACAAGTGCAAGAAGAGAAAGTTCTATTTGTGGCTGGGTAAATATCATTTATGGATGTAATGAAAGATGTTCATATTGTGTAGTCCCTTCAGTAAGAGGGAAAGAGCAATCAAGATATCCAAATGCAATTAAAAGTGAGATCCAAAAATTAGCTGATGATAATTTTAAAGAAATTACTCTTTTAGGTCAGAACATTGATGCTTATGGTAGAGACCTTCCAGGAACTACAAAAGAGGGGAGAAAAGAGAATACCCTAACTGATCTTTTATATTATATTCATGATGTTAAAGGAATTAGCAGAATAAGATTTGCTACTAGTCATCCAAGATATTTTTCAAAAAGGTTGATACAGGCTTGTTTTGAACTTGATAAAGTCTGTGAACATTTCCATATTCCCTTCCAAAGTGGAAATGATGAAATTTTAAAGCAAATGTCCAGAGGATACACTGTTAAAAAGTATAAAAAGATTATCGAGAATATAAGATCATTAATGCCAGATGCATCAATCACAGCTGACGCAATAGTTGCTTTCCCAGGAGAAACCGAACAACAATATCTAGATACATTAAAGCTAATATCAGAAATTGGCTTTGATCAAGTGAATACAGCAGCATACTCTCCAAGACCAAACACTCCTGCAGCAGTTTGGTCAAATCAACTTTCGGAAGAAGTAAAAAAAGCTAGATTACAGGAAATTAATGATTTGGTAGAGAAAACTGCTAGGAGTAGAAATCAAAGATATATCAATAATATTGAAAGCGTTTTAATTGAGGGTTTAAATCCAAAAAATTCCTCGCAAATTATGGGCAGAACCAGAACAAATAGATTAACTTTCGTAGAGATTCCCAAGAACATTGACTTTACTTTTTCATTAGGTGATGAGATAGATGTCAGAATAAATAAAGCAAGACCTTTTTCTTTAACAGGCGAACTTTATTTATGA
- a CDS encoding D-alanine--D-alanine ligase family protein codes for MIRGKKKCIGLIFGGNSNEHEVSISSAKTVYQAFNSEINKERFKVKAFYINKYGDWLDSDSSEKILIGEIENNKIKKQEIFNQEKINFLDGIEFQNVDVWFPLLHGFNGEDGSIHGLLRFTKKPLVGCGILGSALGMDKIMMKSIFSNLKLPQVNYLAVQNEDLNDNEVKNKLTREILNKFNFPIFVKPSNSGSSLGISKVINESEISQALIKAWEIDPRILIEEGLGVREIECGIIGNSKLLTSEIGEVKYESDWYDYDSKYYSNNKITIPAEIDSKIAKEIKEIAIKSCRALNIFGFARVDFFLEKSSNKILLNEINTIPGFTKNSMFPILWEASGLKIEQLVAKLVDISLDL; via the coding sequence ATGATCAGGGGTAAGAAAAAATGTATTGGGTTAATATTTGGCGGAAATTCCAATGAACATGAAGTATCAATATCCTCTGCGAAAACAGTTTATCAAGCATTTAATTCAGAAATAAACAAAGAACGCTTTAAAGTTAAAGCCTTTTACATAAACAAATATGGAGATTGGCTTGATAGTGATAGTTCAGAAAAAATCCTAATTGGTGAAATTGAAAACAATAAAATAAAAAAACAAGAAATTTTTAATCAAGAAAAAATTAACTTCCTTGACGGAATTGAATTTCAAAATGTTGATGTTTGGTTTCCTCTTTTACATGGATTTAATGGAGAAGACGGATCAATTCATGGCTTACTGAGATTTACAAAAAAACCCTTAGTCGGATGTGGAATTTTAGGCTCTGCTTTAGGAATGGATAAAATAATGATGAAATCAATTTTCTCTAATCTTAAACTTCCACAAGTTAATTATCTAGCTGTTCAAAATGAAGATCTAAATGATAATGAAGTAAAAAATAAATTAACTAGAGAGATTTTAAATAAATTTAATTTTCCTATTTTTGTTAAACCATCTAACTCTGGATCATCTCTTGGCATCTCAAAAGTAATAAATGAATCAGAAATATCACAAGCCTTAATAAAAGCCTGGGAAATAGATCCAAGAATTTTAATAGAGGAAGGTTTAGGAGTAAGGGAGATTGAATGCGGAATAATTGGCAATTCAAAACTCTTAACATCAGAGATAGGCGAAGTAAAGTACGAAAGTGATTGGTATGATTATGATTCAAAATATTACTCCAATAATAAAATAACTATCCCAGCCGAAATAGATTCTAAAATTGCAAAAGAAATTAAAGAAATTGCTATTAAAAGTTGTAGAGCACTAAATATTTTCGGTTTTGCAAGAGTAGATTTCTTTTTAGAAAAATCTTCAAATAAAATTTTGCTAAATGAAATAAATACAATTCCTGGTTTTACAAAAAACAGTATGTTTCCAATTCTTTGGGAAGCTTCAGGTTTAAAAATTGAACAACTTGTGGCTAAACTAGTAGATATATCTTTAGATTTGTAA
- a CDS encoding PIN/TRAM domain-containing protein — MTDILVLILFVLSGAASGWLGVDLLPVDVLKQVSNVEGFRIVLAIIGFFVGLAAGFVFLQLRKTFLDQIRTMPTDLLISRSVGLILGLLVANLLLAPILLIPFPREVFFAKPLAAILSNIFFGALGYKLADTHGRTLLRLFNPNNTDAYLVNEGILPAASPKILDTSVIIDGRINGLLSCGLLEGQLIVAQSVIDELQTLADSSSNEKRSKGRRGLKLLKELRDLYGRRLVINPTKYEGNGVDEKLLKITEDMTGTLITADYNLSQIAEVKELKVMNLSDLVIALRPEVQPGESLNIKIVREGKEKMQGIGYLDDGTMVVIDEAKNFVGSRLDIIITGALQTPTGRMVFGKLINNPESNKSFKSPATQG; from the coding sequence ATGACAGATATCTTAGTATTAATTTTATTTGTATTGTCTGGGGCTGCTTCAGGATGGCTTGGTGTTGATTTATTGCCAGTAGACGTACTTAAACAGGTTTCTAATGTAGAAGGTTTTAGAATTGTTTTAGCAATAATAGGTTTTTTTGTAGGATTAGCGGCTGGTTTTGTATTCCTTCAACTTAGAAAGACGTTTCTTGATCAAATAAGAACCATGCCTACAGACTTACTAATAAGTAGGTCGGTTGGATTAATTTTGGGATTACTAGTTGCGAATCTCCTACTTGCTCCAATACTATTAATCCCCTTCCCTAGAGAGGTTTTTTTCGCAAAACCCTTAGCTGCTATATTAAGCAACATTTTCTTTGGCGCGCTTGGTTATAAGTTAGCAGATACCCATGGAAGGACATTATTGAGATTATTTAATCCAAATAATACTGATGCTTATCTAGTCAATGAAGGAATCCTTCCTGCCGCAAGTCCAAAAATTCTAGATACTAGCGTGATTATTGATGGAAGAATCAATGGCCTATTAAGTTGCGGTTTATTGGAAGGGCAATTAATTGTTGCTCAAAGTGTAATTGACGAATTACAAACTTTAGCTGACTCAAGCAGTAATGAAAAAAGGTCGAAAGGCAGAAGAGGTCTCAAGTTATTAAAAGAATTAAGAGATTTATATGGAAGAAGACTTGTAATAAACCCAACAAAGTATGAAGGCAATGGGGTAGATGAAAAACTCTTGAAAATTACTGAAGATATGACAGGAACTTTAATTACGGCTGATTATAATCTTTCTCAGATTGCTGAAGTTAAAGAATTAAAAGTTATGAATTTGAGTGATTTGGTTATTGCTTTAAGGCCAGAAGTACAACCAGGAGAATCACTTAATATTAAAATCGTGAGAGAAGGCAAAGAAAAAATGCAAGGTATTGGATATTTAGACGACGGAACAATGGTTGTTATTGATGAGGCAAAGAATTTTGTAGGAAGCAGATTAGATATTATTATCACAGGAGCATTACAAACTCCCACCGGAAGAATGGTCTTTGGGAAACTTATAAATAATCCCGAGTCGAACAAATCTTTTAAATCACCAGCGACACAGGGCTAA
- a CDS encoding ATP-dependent Clp protease proteolytic subunit, with the protein MTVSAPYYGENTVMRTPPPDLPSLLLKERIVYLGLPLFSDDDAKRQLGMDVTELIIAQLLYLEFEDPEKPIYFYINSTGTSWYTGDAVGFETEAFAICDTISYIKPPVHTICIGQAMGTAAVILSSGTKGQRAALPHASIVLHQPISGARGQATDIQIRAEEVLKNKKSMLEILSRNTGKTIEELSKDSDRMSYLNPQEALDYGVIDRILNSQKDLPNKI; encoded by the coding sequence ATGACTGTATCTGCTCCTTATTACGGCGAAAATACCGTTATGAGGACTCCTCCCCCTGATCTTCCCTCTCTTTTACTTAAAGAGAGAATTGTCTATCTTGGTTTACCATTATTTTCTGATGATGATGCAAAAAGACAATTAGGAATGGATGTTACTGAGCTAATAATTGCTCAACTTCTTTATCTAGAGTTTGAAGATCCAGAAAAACCAATCTATTTCTATATAAATTCAACTGGGACAAGTTGGTATACTGGTGACGCAGTTGGGTTCGAAACAGAAGCTTTCGCTATTTGCGATACCATAAGCTACATTAAGCCCCCAGTACATACAATCTGTATTGGACAAGCTATGGGTACAGCTGCAGTTATTCTTTCTTCTGGTACTAAAGGGCAAAGAGCTGCTCTGCCGCACGCCTCTATTGTTTTACATCAACCTATAAGCGGAGCAAGAGGTCAAGCAACTGATATCCAAATAAGAGCTGAGGAAGTCTTGAAAAATAAAAAATCAATGCTTGAGATTCTCTCTCGTAATACTGGGAAAACTATAGAAGAACTCTCTAAAGACTCTGATAGGATGAGCTATCTTAACCCACAAGAAGCTCTCGATTATGGAGTTATAGATAGAATACTAAATAGCCAAAAAGATTTACCAAATAAAATTTAA
- the hemW gene encoding radical SAM family heme chaperone HemW: MNKFPRSAYVHIPFCHRRCFYCDFAVIPLGNKVETTQGYGSKTVKEYLHFLYKEILSIKHKSPLSTIYVGGGTPSILDPIQIKELIDLFRENYGIDYGAEITMEVDPASFNNDDLSGFINAGINRFSLGVQSFNNQILQKSGRRHLKEDAEKSCLWLKREYEAGAIKSWSLDLIQNLPLSGYKEWQDDLKKAMTFSPPHISIYDLNIENGTVFNKLVNLGKLKLPSDEEAFRNSESTHLILKNLGYARYEISNYCLPRHQSRHNRVYWSGSGWWSFGQGSTSSPWGEKLTRPRVSKAYKDWVIRQCELNLDSSLNNKDFFYKELDEKIMLRLRLREGVDLKEVFKEQNWEIKKFESNFNKLLEEWERFLESGLLVRKGNRFFLSEPKGMELSNQVLISMFKWWDKIN; the protein is encoded by the coding sequence ATGAATAAGTTTCCAAGAAGTGCTTATGTGCACATTCCTTTTTGCCACAGAAGATGCTTTTATTGTGATTTTGCAGTTATTCCATTAGGAAACAAGGTTGAAACTACACAAGGTTATGGAAGTAAAACTGTTAAAGAGTATTTGCACTTTTTATATAAAGAAATATTGTCAATTAAGCATAAATCACCCCTATCGACAATTTATGTAGGAGGTGGTACTCCATCTATTTTGGATCCTATCCAGATAAAAGAATTAATTGATCTTTTTAGAGAAAATTACGGAATTGACTATGGTGCTGAAATTACTATGGAGGTTGACCCAGCTAGCTTTAATAATGATGATCTTTCTGGATTTATAAATGCTGGGATAAATAGATTTAGTCTTGGAGTACAAAGTTTTAATAATCAGATACTTCAAAAGTCGGGAAGGCGACATTTGAAAGAAGATGCTGAAAAATCTTGTTTATGGTTGAAAAGAGAATATGAAGCTGGGGCAATAAAAAGCTGGAGCTTAGATTTAATTCAAAACTTACCACTTAGTGGATATAAAGAATGGCAAGATGACTTGAAAAAAGCTATGACATTTTCACCGCCACATATATCTATCTACGATTTAAATATTGAAAATGGCACTGTTTTTAACAAATTAGTTAATTTAGGAAAATTAAAACTTCCAAGTGATGAAGAAGCTTTTAGAAATAGTGAATCAACTCATTTAATTTTAAAAAACTTAGGTTATGCAAGATATGAAATCTCAAACTATTGCCTCCCGCGGCATCAATCGAGACATAATAGAGTTTATTGGAGTGGTTCAGGCTGGTGGAGTTTTGGTCAAGGTTCCACTAGTTCACCTTGGGGGGAAAAGTTAACTAGACCAAGAGTTAGTAAAGCATATAAAGATTGGGTAATTAGACAATGCGAACTTAATTTAGATTCATCCCTAAACAATAAGGATTTTTTTTACAAAGAACTTGATGAGAAAATAATGTTGAGATTAAGACTCAGAGAGGGTGTAGATCTCAAAGAAGTGTTTAAAGAACAAAACTGGGAAATCAAAAAATTTGAAAGCAATTTTAATAAATTGCTTGAAGAATGGGAAAGATTTCTTGAAAGTGGCTTATTAGTCAGAAAGGGGAATAGATTCTTTCTAAGTGAGCCTAAAGGAATGGAATTAAGTAATCAAGTTCTTATTTCTATGTTTAAGTGGTGGGACAAAATTAATTAA
- a CDS encoding cell division protein FtsQ/DivIB gives MNNKKVIKNRSFFFLISFLFLTSLLSIKTFKKVNAHDIRISGSKLFSQNDVVKNSSLDFPSRLIFVETNLLEKELKQNLSLKNVSVNRELFPFGLKVHIDSRIPIAYGERISNGEKISGFIDKEGIFIDKQNADEKTLKNLTMEVFGWKEKFKKMLSEIFIAIENYELEIVKITFSSDGFLTVEEKDLKTIFLGFKPNLINYQLQIMNNLKNEFKKNKFSKKIDNIDLTNPDKPKIKVFKP, from the coding sequence GTGAATAATAAAAAAGTAATCAAAAATAGAAGCTTTTTTTTTCTAATTTCATTTTTATTTTTAACAAGCTTATTAAGCATAAAAACTTTCAAAAAAGTTAATGCTCACGACATTAGGATTTCTGGTAGTAAATTATTTTCGCAGAATGATGTAGTAAAAAATTCATCTTTAGATTTTCCGAGCCGACTAATTTTTGTTGAAACTAATTTGTTAGAAAAAGAATTAAAACAAAATTTATCTCTTAAGAATGTTTCAGTAAATAGAGAATTATTTCCTTTTGGTTTGAAAGTTCATATTGATTCAAGAATTCCAATAGCTTACGGTGAGAGAATATCAAACGGCGAAAAAATATCTGGCTTTATTGATAAAGAGGGAATTTTTATTGACAAACAAAATGCAGACGAAAAAACTTTGAAAAACTTAACTATGGAAGTTTTTGGATGGAAAGAAAAATTTAAAAAAATGTTATCTGAAATTTTTATCGCTATAGAAAATTATGAATTAGAGATAGTTAAAATAACTTTCTCATCCGATGGGTTTCTAACTGTTGAGGAAAAAGATTTAAAAACAATATTCTTAGGATTTAAGCCAAATTTAATCAACTATCAATTACAAATCATGAATAATCTAAAAAATGAATTTAAGAAAAATAAATTTTCAAAAAAAATAGATAATATTGATCTTACTAATCCAGATAAACCAAAAATAAAAGTGTTCAAACCCTAA
- the ftsZ gene encoding cell division protein FtsZ: MSFGNNPNFDQSREILPSQNAKIEVIGVGGGGSNAINRMIDSDLEGVSFRVLNTDAQALLQSSAERRVQLGQNLTRGLGAGGNPSIGQKAAEESREELQQSLEGSDLVFIAAGMGGGTGTGAAPVVAEIAKQSGALTIGIVTKPFSFEGKRRMRQAEEGIARLVENVDTLIVIPNDRLKEVSAGASIQEAFRNADDVLRMGVQGISEVITRPGEVNLDFADVRSVMTEAGTALLGMGIGSGRSRAMEAAQAAINSPLLEAGRIDGAKGCLVNITGGIDMTLDDVTAVGEVISDVVDKDANIIVGQAVNQSMEGEIQVTVIATGFETNQPLNQQRIKNRLSNQTLYNFSDNKESGASIPEFLRLRQNKKDID, from the coding sequence ATGAGCTTCGGTAACAATCCAAACTTTGATCAATCGAGAGAAATTCTTCCAAGCCAAAACGCCAAAATAGAAGTTATTGGCGTTGGTGGTGGTGGAAGTAATGCTATAAACAGAATGATTGATAGTGATCTAGAAGGAGTATCATTTCGAGTTCTCAATACAGATGCACAAGCATTATTACAATCTTCAGCAGAGCGAAGGGTGCAATTGGGTCAGAACTTAACAAGAGGGCTTGGAGCGGGAGGTAACCCAAGTATTGGTCAAAAGGCCGCGGAAGAATCTAGAGAGGAGCTTCAACAATCACTAGAGGGATCTGACTTGGTATTTATAGCTGCAGGAATGGGTGGAGGTACCGGCACAGGAGCAGCTCCAGTTGTTGCTGAAATAGCAAAGCAAAGCGGTGCATTAACTATTGGCATAGTAACTAAACCTTTTTCTTTTGAAGGAAAAAGAAGAATGCGTCAAGCAGAAGAAGGGATTGCGAGATTAGTAGAAAATGTTGATACTCTTATTGTGATCCCAAATGATCGTTTAAAAGAAGTTTCTGCAGGTGCCTCTATTCAAGAAGCATTCAGGAATGCTGATGATGTTTTAAGAATGGGAGTTCAAGGTATAAGTGAAGTAATCACACGCCCTGGCGAAGTTAATCTTGACTTTGCTGATGTCAGATCAGTTATGACAGAAGCTGGTACAGCACTTCTTGGAATGGGGATTGGATCTGGTCGATCTAGGGCTATGGAGGCAGCTCAAGCTGCGATTAATAGTCCGTTATTAGAAGCAGGGAGAATTGATGGAGCAAAAGGTTGTCTTGTAAATATAACTGGAGGAATAGATATGACTCTTGACGATGTGACTGCAGTTGGTGAAGTTATTAGTGATGTCGTAGACAAGGATGCAAATATAATCGTTGGTCAAGCTGTTAACCAATCAATGGAAGGTGAGATACAAGTTACTGTTATTGCCACTGGTTTTGAAACAAATCAACCTTTAAATCAACAAAGAATTAAAAATAGATTATCAAATCAAACCTTATATAATTTTTCCGACAATAAAGAATCAGGAGCTAGTATCCCTGAGTTTTTGAGATTAAGGCAAAATAAAAAAGATATAGATTAA
- the panB gene encoding 3-methyl-2-oxobutanoate hydroxymethyltransferase: MLPSDLVKYKEKSQKIIALTAWDSISGSIAEQANVDLVLVGDSLAMVCLGYKSTLPLTLENIIYHTNAVSRGFKKKIEDQPLVVSDMPFLTYQCGEDKAVEYAGKIIQSTYAKAVKVEGAEPEIQKVISRLIRMGIPVMGHIGLTPQSYLNIGLKKQGESLESQEKIKKEASILEKLGCFSIVLEHIPDLLAKEIQNSLSIPIIGIGAGNYCDGQVRVTADLLGLNDDQPPFCQPIIQGKKIFKDKLKEWVDSERLN; the protein is encoded by the coding sequence ATGTTACCTTCAGACCTCGTTAAATATAAAGAAAAATCTCAAAAAATAATTGCATTAACTGCATGGGACTCTATATCAGGATCTATTGCAGAACAAGCCAATGTTGATCTCGTCCTAGTGGGAGATTCCTTAGCAATGGTCTGCTTAGGATATAAATCGACATTACCATTAACTCTAGAAAACATAATTTATCATACTAACGCTGTTTCAAGAGGATTTAAAAAGAAAATTGAAGATCAACCTTTGGTCGTTTCAGATATGCCTTTTCTGACTTACCAATGTGGAGAGGATAAGGCAGTTGAGTATGCAGGGAAAATCATTCAGAGCACTTATGCAAAAGCTGTAAAGGTAGAAGGAGCTGAACCAGAAATACAAAAAGTTATTTCTAGATTGATAAGAATGGGAATCCCTGTTATGGGTCATATAGGTCTTACACCACAAAGCTATTTAAATATTGGATTAAAGAAACAAGGAGAAAGCTTAGAAAGCCAAGAAAAAATAAAGAAAGAGGCTTCAATTCTTGAAAAATTAGGATGTTTTTCAATAGTTCTTGAACATATTCCTGATTTGCTTGCAAAAGAAATACAAAATTCTTTATCAATTCCCATAATTGGTATCGGTGCAGGAAATTATTGCGATGGGCAAGTAAGAGTAACTGCAGATTTGTTAGGCCTCAACGATGATCAACCACCATTTTGCCAACCGATTATTCAAGGGAAGAAAATATTTAAGGATAAACTAAAAGAATGGGTAGATTCTGAAAGACTTAATTAA
- a CDS encoding amidohydrolase family protein translates to MSNSGTAEVLIPRSLCLIEDIDNLIIDVEDLCSVSISWEDGFVSELKPLENKVTKPKNILFPRFVETHSHFDKSFTWADFPNLESNYGGALSVNLEEHKTRTSDKVLERVEKSLKLAIQNGYRAIRSHIDTYKSQSIDIWIELFKLQKKFSSELTLQFVALAPLEFWDTSRGEELAKIFSSNGGILGGVIVPPFNKKNTSKFLAKMLLLASKYKLEIDLHIDESIIEPGAGIKVLLETMENLKINSIPITCSHLSSLISLSHREILNLGEKMAEKNIKVIALPLTNFWLLNRSNKTTSLKRPVAPIKQLQKSHVDVSLGSDNVQDPWYPFSNFDPFYMLSCSIPMLQLNPWERMTISSIFLAPSRLLNLKWDGLIKKGCPADFIILDAQRWADVFSTTLKRKVYIKGDLYC, encoded by the coding sequence TTGAGTAATTCTGGCACAGCTGAGGTTCTTATTCCCAGAAGCCTTTGTTTAATAGAAGATATAGACAACCTCATTATTGATGTGGAGGATTTATGTTCAGTTTCCATTAGTTGGGAGGATGGATTTGTTTCTGAATTAAAGCCTTTAGAAAATAAAGTTACTAAACCAAAAAATATTTTATTCCCAAGATTTGTTGAAACGCATTCGCATTTTGATAAATCATTTACATGGGCAGACTTCCCTAATCTTGAATCAAACTATGGTGGAGCATTATCAGTAAATCTTGAAGAACATAAAACTAGAACTTCAGATAAGGTTCTTGAAAGAGTTGAGAAATCATTAAAACTCGCAATACAAAATGGATACCGAGCTATTAGAAGTCATATTGATACATACAAAAGTCAATCTATTGATATTTGGATTGAACTGTTTAAATTACAAAAAAAATTTTCATCTGAGTTGACTTTACAATTCGTTGCTCTAGCTCCATTGGAATTTTGGGATACTTCTAGAGGAGAAGAATTGGCAAAAATATTTTCCTCTAATGGAGGCATTTTAGGAGGTGTTATTGTACCCCCTTTCAATAAAAAAAATACAAGCAAATTTCTTGCAAAGATGCTTCTTCTTGCGAGTAAATATAAATTAGAAATTGATTTGCATATAGATGAGTCAATTATTGAGCCTGGAGCAGGAATAAAAGTTTTATTAGAAACAATGGAAAATTTAAAAATTAATAGTATTCCTATTACTTGTAGTCATTTGAGTAGTCTTATTTCTTTAAGTCATAGAGAGATTTTAAATTTAGGAGAAAAAATGGCTGAGAAAAACATTAAGGTTATTGCTTTACCCCTAACAAATTTTTGGTTGCTCAATCGAAGTAATAAAACTACATCATTAAAAAGACCAGTTGCGCCAATAAAGCAATTACAAAAATCACATGTGGATGTATCTCTGGGTAGTGATAATGTTCAAGACCCTTGGTATCCATTTAGTAATTTTGACCCTTTTTATATGTTGTCTTGCTCGATACCTATGCTTCAACTAAATCCCTGGGAGAGAATGACTATATCATCTATTTTTTTAGCTCCAAGCAGATTATTAAATTTAAAATGGGATGGTTTAATTAAAAAGGGTTGTCCTGCTGACTTTATAATTCTAGATGCACAAAGATGGGCAGATGTTTTTTCGACTACCTTAAAGAGAAAAGTATATATAAAAGGCGATTTATATTGCTAA